The Methanobrevibacter thaueri region ATCGAGGCGAGTGTTGTATAGAAATTCCCCAACGATTCTGAAAAAGGCCAATATCAGCAGCATGACCCTAATCACCTTAAATACAATCAGATAATTGAATCCTAAAAATGGGGACAGTATCAGGTCAAATGGAATGCATACAAACAATTCCATCCAATTTTCCCTTACATAAATCAACTTGTTTGTCGATTCATGGAATCCCCTAAAGAAGTCTAAAAACAGGACTAGGCACACGAACACGTCGAAAGCTATTATTGGAAGGTATTCAGTGGTGATGCTGAACATTATTGATGTCAAAAGTGAGATTATGTTAATGCATATTAAGAGGCTTAACAATATTTTTGAAATGGCGTACAGTTTTAATTTCATGAATTCACCTAATGCAATCCGGACAGATGCCGAGATATGGTGCTACGGCTTTCTTAATATCTGATGAAACCTTATTCGGTCCGTTGGTGGCGTCAATTATCTCGCAGGTGTAATCTTCAGCCAGATTCAAATACTTTTGCCTTACTTCAGTTAGCAGTTCCTCGTTTTCAAAGGTGTCCTCACCGGATGCCCTTGCAACAGATGTCTTTGCATCCAAATCAAGCAATATCAACAAATCGGGCCTTTTGGCATACCTGTTCAAGACTTCAATCCATTCCGCATCGTCCTGGTAAACCAGTGATGAGAGGAATGACCTGTCTGAAATGATAATTTTGGATTCGTCTTCCAGCCTATCCATTATGAATAGCCTGTCCGCTGCAAAAAGAAGCCCCAATATCCTTTGAACCTCTTCGGTTTGCGCATCGGGCTGCTGTAGAATTTCACGAATCAGGACTCCGACTTTGGAATCTGTCGGTTCCCTTAATGTCTCCACCCTAAAACCATTGGCTTCCAGCCATTCTGCCAACATTTGAATTTGGGTGGTTTTTCCAGCACCATCAATTCCTTCAAATACTATGTACATAAGATAGAATATGTTTTAATTATATTAATAATTAATTACAGAAATTTAAATGTAAAAATCAAATCAAGGTGTATTTAAAAAATGCTTATAGAAGAATTATTGGCTCCGGCAGGTTCATATGACGTGTTGGTCATTGCAGTCAATGCAGGTGCCGATGCCGTTTATATTGCCGGACAGAATTACGGGGCCAGAGCCTATGCCAAAAACTTCACAATGGAAGAGATTGAAAAGGCCGTCGAATATGCTCATTTGAATGGCAGCAAAGTCCATGTTACCGTAAACACACTTATCAACAATTTCGAGATTGTTGACGTTCTCAATTACCTCTTCAAGCTATATCAGATTGGAGTGGATGCCGTTATTGTGCAGGATTTCGGATTGATATGGCTTTTGAAAACTTTCATTCCAGATTTGGAGGTTCATGCATCAACCCAAATGGGATTGAACAACTATTCCTCAATCAAATGGGCCAGCAAAAACAACATCAAAAGGGTTGTCCTTCCAAGGGAAGTGAACATCAACCAGATTAGGAATACCCATGACCAGCTTGAA contains the following coding sequences:
- the tmk gene encoding dTMP kinase; its protein translation is MYIVFEGIDGAGKTTQIQMLAEWLEANGFRVETLREPTDSKVGVLIREILQQPDAQTEEVQRILGLLFAADRLFIMDRLEDESKIIISDRSFLSSLVYQDDAEWIEVLNRYAKRPDLLILLDLDAKTSVARASGEDTFENEELLTEVRQKYLNLAEDYTCEIIDATNGPNKVSSDIKKAVAPYLGICPDCIR